From Magnolia sinica isolate HGM2019 chromosome 13, MsV1, whole genome shotgun sequence, one genomic window encodes:
- the LOC131222659 gene encoding hypothetical protein At1g04090-like isoform X2 — protein MLGCYCQPNNIPLFGWVLVGKGNGEDSSDAAGGTLSKPVDYTLIWSSESTKIKEDGHGYIWLPTPPQGYVAVGHIVTNSPDKPSLDEIRCVRSDLTEQCENETLIWGTNQKNNSSGINIYSSRPTTRETQALGVCVGTFLAQVDGTSSPSPLACLKNKDSNRSNMPNLTQIEALMQAYSPLIYFHPDESYLPSSVTWFFNNGALLYKQGDATPTPIDPTGSNLPQGGSNDGTYWLDLPVDKQAELKIKRGELQSSVCYLHVKPMLGATFTDIAIWVFYPFNGPARLKLQLVSLPLGTIGQHVGDWEHVTLRVSNFTGELCRVYMSQHSNGRWLDAAELEFEGGNKVVSYASLNGHALYSKAGLVLQGNSTLSIGIRNDTKKGKLSMDTGATFEVVAAEYLGSIVEPPWLGYLRKWGPTTNNTPKLFGFLPREVFGEDGPTAPKVKRSWDGDEV, from the coding sequence ATGCTAGGTTGCTATTGCCAGCCCAACAACATACCTCTATTTGGGTGGGTACTTGTCGGAAAAGGCAACGGTGAAGATAGCTCCGATGCTGCCGGAGGAACACTTTCGAAGCCGGTGGATTACACGCTCATTTGGAGCAGTGAATCCACGAAAATTAAGGAAGATGGTCATGGCTACATTTGGTTACCAACCCCACCACAAGGGTATGTAGCTGTGGGGCACATCGTCACAAACTCTCCAGACAAACCATCCCTTGATGAAATCCGATGCGTCCGTTCAGACCTCACCGAACAGTGCGAGAATGAAACATTGATATGGGGTACCAATCAGAAAAATAATTCCAGTGGGATCAACATCTATAGTTCAAGACCCACCACTAGGGAGACCCAAGCTCTTGGTGTATGTGTGGGAACATTTCTAGCTCAGGTAGATGGTACTTCTTCGCCTTCGCCATTAGCTTGTTTAAAGAACAAGGACTCCAATCGATCTAATATGCCTAACCTCACCCAAATTGAGGCACTGATGCAAGCTTACTCTCCATTGATCTACTTCCATCCTGATGAGTCCTACTTACCCTCATCAGTCACCTGGTTCTTCAACAATGGAGCTCTACTCTACAAACAAGGCGACGCAACCCCAACACCGATTGACCCAACCGGTTCGAACCTCCCCCAGGGTGGTTCGAATGATGGGACTTATTGGTTGGATCTACCCGTTGATAAGCAGGCCGAATTAAAGATAAAGAGGGGTGAATTGCAAAGCTCGGTTTGTTACTTACACGTGAAACCGATGCTTGGCGCAACATTCACCGACATAGCCATTTGGGTCTTCTACCCATTTAACGGGCCCGCGAGGCTTAAGCTCCAATTGGTCAGTCTGCCACTGGGGACGATAGGGCAACATGTAGGTGATTGGGAGCATGTGACATTGAGGGTAAGCAATTTCACTGGGGAGCTATGTAGGGTGTACATGTCACAACATAGCAATGGAAGGTGGTTGGATGCAGCAGAGCTAGAGTTTGAAGGAGGAAACAAGGTTGTATCGTACGCATCCTTGAATGGCCATGCTTTGTATTCTAAGGCAGGGCTGGTGCTACAAGGGAATAGCACATTGAGCATAGGCATAAGGAATGACACCAAGAAAGGAAAGCTTAGTATGGACACAGGCGCCACGTTTGAAGTGGTCGCAGCCGAGTACTTGGGTTCGATCGTGGAGCCACCATGGCTAGGGTATTTGAGGAAATGGGGCCCAACAACTAACAACACTCCTAAGTTGTTTGGATTTCTCCCAAGGGAAGTGTTCGGGGAAGACGGGCCCACTGCACCCAAGGTGAAGCGTAGTTGGGATGGAGATGAAGTTTGA
- the LOC131222659 gene encoding hypothetical protein At1g04090-like isoform X1, whose amino-acid sequence MAKETKALPIETRFKLPAPLPSWPSGGGFAKGSIDLGGLEVYQLSTFSKIWATHEGGPDDLGATFLKPSQIPDGFFMLGCYCQPNNIPLFGWVLVGKGNGEDSSDAAGGTLSKPVDYTLIWSSESTKIKEDGHGYIWLPTPPQGYVAVGHIVTNSPDKPSLDEIRCVRSDLTEQCENETLIWGTNQKNNSSGINIYSSRPTTRETQALGVCVGTFLAQVDGTSSPSPLACLKNKDSNRSNMPNLTQIEALMQAYSPLIYFHPDESYLPSSVTWFFNNGALLYKQGDATPTPIDPTGSNLPQGGSNDGTYWLDLPVDKQAELKIKRGELQSSVCYLHVKPMLGATFTDIAIWVFYPFNGPARLKLQLVSLPLGTIGQHVGDWEHVTLRVSNFTGELCRVYMSQHSNGRWLDAAELEFEGGNKVVSYASLNGHALYSKAGLVLQGNSTLSIGIRNDTKKGKLSMDTGATFEVVAAEYLGSIVEPPWLGYLRKWGPTTNNTPKLFGFLPREVFGEDGPTAPKVKRSWDGDEV is encoded by the exons ATGGCAAAGGAAACGAAGGCTTTGCCGATTGAAACAAGGTTCAAGCTACCAGCTCCACTACCATCGTGGCCATCAG GTGGGGGATTTGCTAAAGGGAGTATAGATCTTGGTGGACTCGAGGTGTATCAGCTCTCTACTTTCAGTAAGATTTGGGCCACACATGAAGGTGGACCCGATGACCTTGGTGCCACATTTCTCAAACCTTCACAGATACCCGACGGATTCTTCATGCTAGGTTGCTATTGCCAGCCCAACAACATACCTCTATTTGGGTGGGTACTTGTCGGAAAAGGCAACGGTGAAGATAGCTCCGATGCTGCCGGAGGAACACTTTCGAAGCCGGTGGATTACACGCTCATTTGGAGCAGTGAATCCACGAAAATTAAGGAAGATGGTCATGGCTACATTTGGTTACCAACCCCACCACAAGGGTATGTAGCTGTGGGGCACATCGTCACAAACTCTCCAGACAAACCATCCCTTGATGAAATCCGATGCGTCCGTTCAGACCTCACCGAACAGTGCGAGAATGAAACATTGATATGGGGTACCAATCAGAAAAATAATTCCAGTGGGATCAACATCTATAGTTCAAGACCCACCACTAGGGAGACCCAAGCTCTTGGTGTATGTGTGGGAACATTTCTAGCTCAGGTAGATGGTACTTCTTCGCCTTCGCCATTAGCTTGTTTAAAGAACAAGGACTCCAATCGATCTAATATGCCTAACCTCACCCAAATTGAGGCACTGATGCAAGCTTACTCTCCATTGATCTACTTCCATCCTGATGAGTCCTACTTACCCTCATCAGTCACCTGGTTCTTCAACAATGGAGCTCTACTCTACAAACAAGGCGACGCAACCCCAACACCGATTGACCCAACCGGTTCGAACCTCCCCCAGGGTGGTTCGAATGATGGGACTTATTGGTTGGATCTACCCGTTGATAAGCAGGCCGAATTAAAGATAAAGAGGGGTGAATTGCAAAGCTCGGTTTGTTACTTACACGTGAAACCGATGCTTGGCGCAACATTCACCGACATAGCCATTTGGGTCTTCTACCCATTTAACGGGCCCGCGAGGCTTAAGCTCCAATTGGTCAGTCTGCCACTGGGGACGATAGGGCAACATGTAGGTGATTGGGAGCATGTGACATTGAGGGTAAGCAATTTCACTGGGGAGCTATGTAGGGTGTACATGTCACAACATAGCAATGGAAGGTGGTTGGATGCAGCAGAGCTAGAGTTTGAAGGAGGAAACAAGGTTGTATCGTACGCATCCTTGAATGGCCATGCTTTGTATTCTAAGGCAGGGCTGGTGCTACAAGGGAATAGCACATTGAGCATAGGCATAAGGAATGACACCAAGAAAGGAAAGCTTAGTATGGACACAGGCGCCACGTTTGAAGTGGTCGCAGCCGAGTACTTGGGTTCGATCGTGGAGCCACCATGGCTAGGGTATTTGAGGAAATGGGGCCCAACAACTAACAACACTCCTAAGTTGTTTGGATTTCTCCCAAGGGAAGTGTTCGGGGAAGACGGGCCCACTGCACCCAAGGTGAAGCGTAGTTGGGATGGAGATGAAGTTTGA
- the LOC131222660 gene encoding hypothetical protein At1g04090-like, giving the protein MEYRPKIRWIWLKETNIRHHQPAAQGMLVSWIRLKYTQHFIRSSTGKAFLQQSKKTLHTHFRNFHLIPLKGLATSPLSPISTSTSKEMEVLPIRTTFTLPAPIPPWPSGEGFATGSIDLGGLEVRQISTFTKVWATHEAGPDNLGATFFRPSPIPAGFFMLGCYCQPNNKPLFGWILVGKGDDNGDEAVAGVLRKPVDYTLVWSSETVRIKQDGYGYIWLPLPPQGYEAVGFIVTNSSEKPSLDEMRCIRSDLTDPCEKDMWIWGTRKVNNESVINVYGSRPKHRGTRAFGVCVGAFIAQVDGSASPLTLACLKNKDFGLSCMPNLSQIDALMQAYSPWIYFHPNERYLPSSVSWFFNNGALLYEQGGSKPSPIDPIGSNLPQGGSNDGSFWLDLPVDKGGKERVKRGDLESSECYLHVKPMLGAVFTDIAIWVFYPFNGPARAKVTFVDVKLGKIGQHVGDWEHVTLRISNFNGELWRVFLSQHGIGRWMYASELEFQGGNHVVTYASLHGHSFYAKPGLVLQGNRKLGIGIRNDCGRGKLSMDMGMRYILVAAEYLSSIIEPPWLDYTREWGPKISYKAASEICKAVRFLPGKLKPMVVDLINKLPKEVLGEEGPTGPKMKRSWNDDEV; this is encoded by the exons ATGGAGTATAGGCCAAAGATCAGATGGATATGGTTAAAAGAGACGAATATCAGACACCACCAACCTGCTGCACAAGGGATGCTAGTAAGTTGGATTCGTTTGAAATACACACAACATTTTATTCGTTCCTCTACAGGAAAGGCATTCCTTCAACAATCAAAGAAAACCCTTCACACTCATTTCCGCAATTTCCATTTGATTCCATTGAAAGGCTTGGCAACCTCTCCCCTCTCTCCCATTTCAACATCCACCTCCAAGGAAATGGAGGTTTTGCCCATCAGAACCACCTTCACGCTACCAGCTCCAATACCACCATGGCCATCAG GAGAGGGATTTGCAACAGGAAGTATAGACCTAGGAGGGCTAGAGGTGCGCCAGATCTCTACCTTTACCAAGGTTTGGGCCACTCATGAAGCGGGTCCTGATAACCTGGGCGCCACATTTTTCAGGCCTTCACCTATACCAGCTGGATTCTTCATGCTAGGTTGCTATTGCCAACCCAACAACAAGCCCCTTTTCGGATGGATTCTTGTCGGAAAGGGCGATGACAATGGCGACGAAGCTGTTGCAGGAGTGCTCAGGAAGCCGGTGGATTACACGCTGGTTTGGAGTAGTGAAACTGTGAGAATTAAGCAAGATGGTTATGGCTACATTTGGCTACCATTGCCACCACAAGGCTACGAAGCAGTTGGCTTTATCGTCACAAATTCCAGTGAGAAACCATCCCTCGATGAAATGAGATGCATTCGTTCAGACCTCACTGACCCATGCGAGAAAGACATGTGGATATGGGGAACCAGGAAGGTCAATAATGAGAGTGTAATTAATGTCTATGGCTCGAGACCTAAACATAGGGGGACTCGAGCATTTGGTGTTTGTGTAGGCGCCTTTATCGCTCAAGTGGACGGGAGCGCTTCACCTTTAACCTTAGCCTGTTTAAAGAACAAGGATTTTGGTCTATCGTGTATGCCAAACCTTAGCCAAATAGATGCACTAATGCAGGCTTACTCCCCATGGATCTACTTCCATCCCAACGAGCGTTACCTCCCCTCCTCGGTGAGCTGGTTCTTTAACAATGGAGCTCTACTCTATGAGCAAGGAGGCTCGAAGCCGAGCCCAATTGACCCTATCGGGTCGAACCTTCCGCAGGGCGGTTCAAACGATGGCTCTTTTTGGTTGGATCTTCCTGTTGACAAGGGGGGCAAAGAAAGGGTTAAGAGAGGAGACTTGGAAAGCTCGGAGTGTTATTTACACGTAAAACCAATGCTAGGCGCAGTGTTCACAGATATAGCGATATGGGTCTTCTATCCTTTTAATGGGCCGGCAAGGGCTAAGGTCACATTTGTAGATGTAAAGTTGGGGAAGATAGGGCAACATGTTGGAGACTGGGAACACGTGACATTGAGGATAAGCAATTTCAATGGCGAGCTATGGAGAGTTTTCCTTTCACAGCATGGTATTGGAAGATGGATGTATGCATCGGAACTAGAGTTCCAAGGAGGGAACCACGTCGTAACATATGCTTCATTGCATGGTCATTCTTTCTATGCAAAGCCAGGACTTGTTCTACAAGGGAATAGAAAATTAGGCATAGGAATAAGAAATGACTGTGGGAGAGGCAAGCTGAGCATGGACATGGGCATGAGGTACATTCTGGTTGCAGCTGagtacttgagttcaattatcgaACCTCCATGGCTTGATTACACAAGGGAATGGGGTCCAAAGATTAGTTACAAGGCTGCGTCTGAGATATGTAAGGCGGTGAGGTTTCTTCCCGGGAAGCTTAAGCCTATGGTGGTGGACTTGATTAACAAACTCCCAAAAGAAGTGCTCGGGGAGGAGGGGCCTACCGGTCCCAAAATGAAGCGGAGTTGGAATGACGATGAAGTGTAA
- the LOC131222661 gene encoding uncharacterized protein LOC131222661, translating to MNPSPTAEPIGQSLIKLISNVCFSFFVFSVLIFTVIAITYQPPDPWLQSSQALTRNFISIVPNSTFQTDDSVLRTGEDLIPLPPAPAPISTVVSVSAASAPIQPTDCSADSSSSINCSDPRVLIAIQKFNIKIFKSILFLDYQPPVPGPNAGECDVSWRFRNKKEKSWRRYRDFRRFKLAVGENCAVEVANAGGWHSGANARRPTRARPEPREPGSARANPRFRDDDINDTIPTVGSESDFRKGKYLYYSRGGDYCKGMNHYLWSFLCGLGEAMYLNRTFVMDLSICLSGTYTQSKKDEEGKDFRYYFDFEHLKEVASVVEEGEFLRDWKKWDRIRRKKNRVPVRKVASHKVTPMQLSKDKSTIIWRQFDAPEPENYWYRVCEGPAAKYLQRPWHAVWKSKRLMNIVSEISGRMDWDFDAVHVVRGEKAQNKELWPNLDRDTSPDALLEKLKLMIKPWRNLYIATNEPFYYYFDKLRSNFKVHLLDDYQELWGNKSEWYNETRILNDGRPVDFDGYMRVAVDTEVLYRAKTRVETFNNLTRDCKDGINTC from the coding sequence ATGAATCCTTCACCCACGGCAGAGCCAATAGGCCAAAGCCTCATAAAGCTCATCAGCAATGTCTGCTTTTCATTTTTCGTCTTCTCCGTACTCATATTTACAGTAATTGCCATCACCTACCAACCTCCCGACCCTTGGCTCCAATCCTCCCAAGCCCTCACCCGCAACTTCATCTCCATCGTCCCTAACTCTACCTTTCAAACCGACGATTCCGTCCTTAGGACCGGCGAGGATCTCATTCCCCTTCCCCCGGCCCCCGCCCCGATCTCCACCGTCGTCTCCGTGTCCGCAGCTTCCGCCCCCATCCAACCGACTGATTGCTCCGCCGACTCCTCCAGCTCCATCAACTGCTCCGATCCGCGCGTCCTGATCGCCATCCAGAAATTCAACATCAAGATCTTCAAATCGATCCTGTTCCTCGATTACCAGCCGCCCGTCCCCGGCCCCAATGCCGGCGAGTGCGATGTCTCCTGGCGTTTCCGTAATAAGAAGGAGAAGTCGTGGCGTAGGTACCGTGACTTTCGCAGATTTAAGCTCGCCGTCGGCGAGAATTGTGCCGTTGAGGTTGCGAATGCCGGTGGCTGGCATTCAGGGGCGAATGCTCGCCGCCCGACGCGGGCAAGGCCGGAACCTCGAGAACCTGGATCTGCTAGGGCAAACCCGAGGTTCCGCGATGATGACATCAATGATACGATCCCGACCGTCGGATCCGAGTCGGATTTCAGGAAGGGGAAGTACTTGTACTACTCTCGCGGAGGAGACTACTGTAAAGGCATGAATCACTACCTCTGGAGCTTTCTGTGTGGCCTCGGCGAGGCTATGTATCTCAACCGTACATTCGTAATGGATCTCAGCATCTGCTTATCCGGGACGTATACTCAGAGTAAGAAAGACGAAGAAGGGAAGGATTTCCGGTACTACTTCGATTTCGAGCATCTGAAGGAAGTGGCATCGGTTGTCGAAGAAGGGGAATTTCTGCGGGATTGGAAGAAGTGGGACCGAATCCGGCGGAAGAAGAACAGGGTCCCGGTCCGGAAGGTCGCGAGCCACAAGGTGACACCGATGCAGTTGAGTAAGGATAAGAGCACAATCATATGGCGGCAGTTTGATGCACCAGAGCCTGAGAATTACTGGTACAGGGTCTGTGAGGGACCTGCTGCGAAGTATTTGCAGCGGCCGTGGCATGCTGTATGGAAATCGAAGCGGCTGATGAATATAGTCTCGGAGATCAGCGGTCGAATGGATTGGGATTTTGATGCGGTCCACGTAGTGAGGGGAGAGAAGGCGCAGAACAAGGAGTTGTGGCCGAATCTTGATAGGGATACGTCGCCGGACGCACTTCTTGAGAAGCTTAAGCTGATGATAAAGCCTTGGAGGAATCTGTACATTGCAACAAATGAGCCGTTTTATTACTACTTTGATAAGCTGAGGTCTAATTTCAAGGTGCATTTGCTCGATGATTACCAGGAATTATGGGGGAACAAGAGCGAGTGGTACAACGAAACAAGGATTCTAAATGATGGGCGACCTGTGGATTTTGATGGGTATATGAGAGTAGCAGTCGATACAGAAGTTCTATATAGAGCAAAGACCCGTGTGGAGACGTTCAATAACTTGACGAGGGATTGCAAGGATGGGATCAATACTTGCTGA